The Megalobrama amblycephala isolate DHTTF-2021 linkage group LG16, ASM1881202v1, whole genome shotgun sequence genome includes the window AACTTCACAGTTCAACCTCAGAACCCAGGAACGTATTACTGTACAGCAGCCAATAGTATCGGAAAATCACGGTCCAAACACATCGAGTTATTTGTCAGTGAGTATGAAATTctacatttacaaaataaataaagtgttaacGACTAGAGCAGCTAAATCAAATAGAAGATTATCTAAAACTCCCGCTAGACTTCACTACAACTTCACTACACCTGTCCTGAAGAAAAGGAATCTGTTTTATAGCACTCATCTCCCTTCAGCAATGAAAACCTTCTCCCCTCGCTTCTTCCTTATTTAATTTTTCACAAACATTGCTCCCAGGCCAAAAGCGAGTGAGCTAATGCACGCTAGGTCCAGTTGCATTTTTTGGTCTCCTCAGGGCCAACGGACAGGGATTGGACCAAATACCTTGATCCAAAGATGCCCAACTGGGGCTTTAGGTGTGGTCATGAACAAAGGTGGAGTTTACAACAGGAGAGGAGAGCGTCAACACCGCTGCTCATTTCCAATGTTGTCATATCAGGCTAAGACaattagtttagtttatttatttataaagcactacTAAAACAACAGAcaattttcagctcaaaactGACTTTCAGACGCTAGCAAGTGCAATAACTTCTTATTGTGATCCGATGGGGATTCTGATCATCATATgctgcaaaaaatatatttaaatgtgatgCTAAAGGCTACCTATGCTAACAACTGCAATAATAAATACACATATGTTTATGGAAAATTCAAGAGTCTGCTTGAAGAAGGTAGATGGTAGATCATATATGGTTATAATTGCGTATTTATGTGGTTTTATGTTTcatctctctcatctctctgtGCATCCAACTAATGCATCCGCATATGTCATAAATGGCATAATATActccatttaaaggtgctacagaggatgtgtTCGaagactgagaaaccaaagactgttagtgagttttttaaatgagcgcatgcgtaagaacaacccccctccttcacagctcatttcgagggaacgcctcccaaaactcgtgcaggagtattggaacacaagtgtttgtttaccaccggcattcgctgtgtcgtgttagtggattcattatgtcggactcaccgcaggtaactcataatctgcagttgttactcctgtctcctgacaaaaacattgcatgcggcgcctgtggagtgtggaaagttactggcgCATGCACGTCTCTCATAAGGaacataatggcagtgattgacaagccagagggccaatccttTACACAatgatcgcgtaaatgattggctgatgtttttaaggccctacctcgtgcacagatgatgtatattaatattattcctttcagtgcacctaataaatagtcttttatcagttagtaaagacagtttcagtaatattgcaaaaatgtataaaacaaaacatcctctgtagcacctttaacacatataactcataactcctgTTTGCTGCTCATGAGCGCCCTCTGTTGCTCTGTCTGAAAGGATACAGTATAGTGAGACTTTTAATTTTGTGGATAATTAATAGAAATGCTCAATCCTTCTACAGAAAtgtgacataaacatatgatattttatcaatattctttctaaatgtgtaaACCTTTGGACTTAAAAGCCTTAAtggagttgttttgtgcattcCTGTGCAGGTACAACTGAATAGGTATGTGTTCTATTTTTTATGTGAAATGGTAAATACGAGTTTGATTCAGCATGATTGATGTGCACTCCTGACACAAATCAATAATTTACTGTCTCGGTAACGTTtcttattgtaaaacattggtCAAATATCGATGCTGGAATCTTAAAGCGCAAACGTTCACTTCTGTCATGCTCATTTTGCGATCTAGCTAGTTTTCAGTCAACTGGTGAAATGGTAGGGTTGTTCTATGGAGGTGTGTTAAGGCCGGTTTTAGGGTAGTGCTGCGGTGCTACTGGCCGGAGAGTGGAAAGACAGATTGATTTTGGCCTCGGTGCTAGAGGTCCGAGGCTATTGGGCCTGCCCGGCACATTGTTagccctggctcgcactggcccgacagtggaaaagcagctAGTGACACCTTGTGGTGTGACTAAAAGAAATGCAAGAGGTGTGCAAACATGCCTTTGCAAGTCACACAGGGAATGAAtgactttaaaggtcccgtttttcgtgtttttttgaagctttgattgtgtttatagtgtgcaatataacatgtgttcatgtttcgcgtgtaaaaaaacacagtatttttcacataatttacttatctgtatactgctgtttccactgtcataaaaacgggctgatgacttccttgttctatgaagtccctccttcagaagtacgtaacgagttctgattggttcacagcggttcctgtgttgtgattcgacagcagtttagcgcatcttgcccagaaaggtcacgcctcttaccataacgtggagatgcaagcgctcagtgttattgtaaacatgtctttaattttaccctatcaatttaagcgggaatcagacccggtgattggactgcgggatgaaaataacagcgtttcgacgacatggcgacaaacacactctacaaacgcaactcttgtgtattcctgtgggcggaggttagtcaaaaaactgttttagtgacgtcattaaagaatgaagtagagggatgtagtccaaacttgccattcgatgtaggcgacttctgttaaataaaatatctcgcttggcattgaactttgagctttaaaattttacagattttatttatactctaacaacaacattacacactaactaaagtttgaaacatgggatcacgaagaacgggacctttaagatagGCAATGTGGACAAATTCCTATATCAAggtttaaatcatttaatatcaCCATAACTTTATGTATATATGGTGACTATATGTACTCATTATCCTGGACATggccgttaaaaaaaaaaaaaaaaaaaaatccagttgGGATTTCTTAAATGTCTTGGCACACATGAACAGAAATcgcattttttaaataagatcTGATAACAAACACATGCATTAAGACAGTATACAAGACCAAATTCAGTACACAACTTATTAAAAAAGAATATTATGTACAATCAAGCACaagagcccagaatatgaatgtTACAAGCTCGATTGCATGTTAAACATTTTCCTCGCATAGAAAACCATAGCAAATGCTTAACGTGGTGTAATGTACTAAGATGGTGATTCTGAAGTACTGAATTCAGTATACAGTGTGCTAATAAGATAGGCCTTCTATGTACAGGAAAGCAGATGAGCCTACAATATGGTCTCTTCTGCTTGTCtgtacattatttattaataagtactgaattttgtcttaaagcattaaaggtagggtaggcaatttcagagaggctagcaagctagctttgaaaacataagatcccaccctcccttcagagcactctccaaagccacgcctccttcaaaacacatgaacgcacacagcagagtctgcaaagcatCACAAAGAGACAgtgttaaattacctcatgtctcaaagcacataacattacaataataatgaacataacgAACTTACAGAGCTCTAGTTGTACTACGCTGACTGCCGTAGATTAATTTTGGCATTGATAGCATTGACATAGAAACACATAAATCAGagtctgaggacgtgaacagctctggGTAGAGTGTCATGAGTTGCCATCTCATTATTTGCAGTTACAACATGGCGTGACAATTGTAAGCTTGTGGTTGCCGCATATTGTGTTGGTTAACCCTTTaacgcgtacgatcacaccggtgtgattagaacgttcaaattcaaatgtgcgttcgcgctttggctggcgctaaaccagagacggacacgcgcagcgcttttcatatattacatatatgcagtgtttttcaACCAAatgatgtttattttaggtttcagacatttaaatacacatgagtactaacaaaacaatatatttagagtttgtaaaatacacaatgatgtctatatAAGCGGgaataacaaccctttccattataattagacgacacgttttattcatatcagatacacattgtgaaagtaactttaaagcttactctattcttccctaGTTCACTGACTCACTTagtttcatgtatttcgggagaagtggatgaattcacgggttgtaaatccaacagatccgattctctgtgcggcgcaaactaacatagcggcgcccatcgctcatatggctcaactaacgcgatcATTATAAAGCtgattaaacagcaaaacacatccacttgcacatatttggcaatcggaatattagatatttcatgctatagttaacaaattttttaatattttgaataaacaaggaacaattaaataaaagcatatcatcagtcatacagcactgcggtgtgtcacgtaacaagcaatgacgcgtcaccatggaaaccataaagcgataagttctaaataacggtcgccttaaaaaactcacgctggggggtcagccagaatatttaaaacttgcgtgcgaaagggttaagaGGACAGGATGGATGACTAATTAGAGGAAAGGGGCATGCAAAGAGGTGTCCGCATTTTGTTTGGTCACACCACAAGGTGTCACTGTGGCCTCAAAGCTTTGCCCTTGCCACTCTAAGCTCAATTGCTGTCTGAGGTAAAACTCCCCCCACCCCCCAATTTACCAtacagacaaataaataaaaaagaaaataaagtggaaataaataaaagtgaacataaatacatatatattttttacatttctttgtatatttattattatatttatttgtttatttaatttacatttctttgtatgtttacttatgtatttatttgtttattatttcgGCAGCTTTGGCATTTCGTACACAAGCCTTCTGATCGGCTAAACATTAATCTGACTGagaaactttttattttacagtgtacagaTAGGGTAGTCACAGAGATCGCTGTGATATCTGGAGACAGTTATTTTAATGATATCCTTCAGGCAGTAGGGTATTTTTCTGCATACTATTCTAATAGTAAATGTTAAGTAAAGAATTCAATGAGACAATCGTAAATGCATGGTTAATGCCAAATGCTGCAATATTTTGGACTACTTTAATAGTTTAACTGGGTTATATGTTATGGTTAGATTAAGTCATGGTCAGGGCTGAGTTTTAAAAATGATGTGATCATGATCTTTTCTCAAACCTCTTGCATTTTAGGTAACCCTGTTAAGGTGCTCTACCAGATCATTTTACCTATCATTCTCCTGTTGATTCTCATTGCTGTGGTCATCTTTCTGATACGCAGGTATACATAcctatttcttttcttttctttaattttctttaaattacttaaccctctactgcacacatgttgatggcacatgaaaaaaaaatattccacataattttttggttcttttgggaacattttattgattaaaaaaaatttattgattaaattgattattgatttttcgttgcctcagggcaacgttgtgcgaCAATGGTACAGAGTCATAGAGAAAatcatcatcaaaatcaatttttttttaaaaaaaattcaagaaatcattaagtaaaaagggaaaaacacttgaaagacattgatgtattgaatttgatacatgcataggtctgtatcatgtagtgtgctatgcaatataatgtacttcatgtgataagatttcactccgtacgaaacttcaaaaagcagttcatctctgctgtgacatagtggtgtatgttacaatttttgcacatcactttgggtgttcctgcacaCCCAGGAACCTTGCATCTTCCCTTCCTATAATACATTGTTGCCAATGAGAGGTACTGTCTAAAACCTCCTCAAAAAGTACCTCTTAtcgcacaacgttgccctgaggcaacgaaaagaaaaactgaatttctgaacatgcaaaataaaaaaaacttcataaaacctgacaaaaggcttctctacaccttcaaacacacacacatattttttatgtacagttcatgtcgttttaaataagattactaaagcaaataatattgccttcttctcacaccatgtgctcctgtgaccatgtgtcagaacaggatgtcccacctttaaatggtgcttgataTTGACTCCAACACCTTACTGAACTGTTATTTGGTACTTTCTTgacctttctaattggttgatataatttaaagaaatattttctaaacatagggcttaagaaaactttccgttgcctgagggcaacgctgtgctgtagagggttaagtaaaaaaaatagtcaTTAAGCTTGCATCATTCAAATTTATCTGCATAGTAGAGGTCCTTTTAGATGTTGATTTTGGTTTGTCTTTTTCCTTCTTCCAGTCATCATATTTCAATCATTGTGCTCATTATTTTGCAGGACTATCAACAAGGCAAGACTAGATCAGCAAAGTGGAGCAGATTATCCACTGTGTTTTTTCCCAGTATTCCTGTCACGCTCTTCTACAGTGGCAAACTTACTTTTATTGGTTATTTTACTTCTGTTTGTTTCAGTACCTGGGTTTACTTCCTTGAGCTCACTTTAATATGCATggctttaaaaaagtaaaacagtGTCTGTTTGcttaataagaaataaagccTATTCTGTTTGGAATATTTTAACTCTCAGGGATCACAAAACAACACCCGGGAGAATCTGTCAATGGAAGACATTCCTGATCCAGTTCATGGAAGCGTTAATCAATCACATCCAAACACCCCATTCCCAAGATCCTACACAAGCACAGGACCTCAATCCAAGGTAACAGCTGCAGAAATGATGGAGACTGTGCTCACTTTTTGTCATGAAGttaattattctttttttttttcctcttaagGACGAAATCTAATATCCACACTGTGTATTCTGCCATTACACTGCCACCAATGAAACAGGTGAGagaatgtttttttactttaaatgcATCAGGGATATCTTtgaaacattaatattacaaacaACTGACATTTTCATGCTTAGAAAGCTATCTTTTTGTTCTTACAGGGAAAACGTTCCCCAAAACCACAAAAACCTGGATATATGGACAATGACTTATATACATCTACCTTAAATTATGTCACTCTTGATTTCAAGGAACAAAATGAAGGCAAAAAGGTAAAGCAGATGGGGAATATGTAAAAATCAGAAGTAATCTCACTCCCACAAATTAAATAACACATTTCCATCTTTATATTCATAGTGAGATGAGcataaaaatgctttttgataCTAATATTTTAGAATGCTGCTCCTGttaaatgtatgattgtgtttTTAGAGCACCTGAAGATTCAGCAGTCTATGCCATGGTGTCAAAAAATAAGCCAAAGGTAAGCCATGAGAATATAAAACTTTTATCTTCTATTACTTTATACCAACAATATGAACAGTAAACATAAACCAAAAAGTGTATGGAGTATATTTATACAACTGTTTAATGTATATTGagaacattttgttttattatttcttcCTCTTCCTAGAATTCCCAATCAGAACATAACGATTATGAGAATGTTTCTTCTGCATGTGCCTCAAGACTTCCAGCCAACAATATAGACTGGGAATCTGATACCAGTGAAGAAGATGAAGTGAATTACACCACTGTGTCTTGTTCTGCCAAACCAGCTGTTAAAGAACCCAAAAATAACCAGAGGAGCCATCTTGGCAGTTCAAGCTCTGATGATGAGGAAAGAACTGAATATTCAGCCATAAAAACATAAACAGTTTTCAAATGAAGTATTAAAACCTTAATCTGTATTACAATTAGTATTAGTCTATGTTATTTGAAAGTTTTAATTAAGATAACTGTATACAAATTATGATTCTATGAGAGTGATAAGAATGCCTTCCACTCCTCTTTCACTCCACTCTTTTATTTTTCAGTGTGATTTACCATTGcattaatataatattgaaatattctgaaatatgcTTAAAGATACTACTCCTTTGTATCATTGTGCCATATATTTGTGTGATTATTTCAGTGGTGCTTGCATGGAAAACTGATTTAGGTGTTGTGTGAATATTGTTTCACTAAATAGTGTGAAATGTAACAATATAGctatgtattttaattaaacatatgTATTTGCCAATGAAAAACTCATGCTTATCATTTACTGAATTGCTGAACTTTAGCCATGCTGAGAACATTTAACTGGTAGCATAAAACTGTGTGTTCATAAAATACTTATTTCATGAGAAGAATAATTATCTGCAGTGTGATACATTTGACATTAAACATCATGCAAATACATTATTGCTTTagtgaaatgtacttttttttgatatttaaagaaataaaataacaatatcagttgctataataataatttagaccaggcgtttctgtgattgacacctaataggagggccatattaacattcaagcgcaagaaagcgcaacatttcagaaaatttgctttcctttgcattatttctcatgtacttcaaatttcattaggcctactaaaatatttttatacccatactataaatattttatttaccatactaaatgtaaacagcagtgtctctctcattgttacagaatgtaatataattttataatactattactaatataatactactaatataatactattaattgcaatagtctggtgcaacttttcacatccaacaaggtgcaatggaataaaaaaattagtaatttaggaacaaaagcaacacttgtggcgtggaggggtcagaaataaacaaaatactagagctatatcaactttattttgccaaaaaataaaaatctctcatttttacatacattattagtttttaacatttggtggaagtattttcccttactttatgttagcttaaataacattaaaatcttgcactgaacaacactgtactgaacaaatacaatccctgaatacatttgtacactcttctgtttcttgacagacacctggCAGCGCTTCTGCTCACACAGCTGAGcccacatttgtccaagatgcttTTTGAGCATCGGCAACGTTTAATGGTTGCATCGGATGcatttcggtggtttaaatcagcgctcgtgacttaaagtcaagtgcttttactgtaatttaggcaagcgcgctcataataggaGCAACGcggttgagagcgcggctcatggttgcatagcaacgacagacgccactggagcgaaagcgcactggaaagaaggagaaagtGGCGCGGCCGCTTATGCGACGCGATATGTGATTGCCCCcatagaacggcgactttttctttgcatatcagacaggtagcaactagagaataataataatttagcgggccggattaggatatgttttatttttgagatcagttgcgggccgtaaatggcccacgggccggcagtttgagaccactgattTAGACCCTGCAGCAAGTGCCCCAGTGcaacaagttttaaaaaaatatacaatattaagaagagctCCTCCTTCAGGCACAGCAGTGCATTTCTGACATATATATTGAGAAGCTGCTCACTATAGAGCCAATGGGTGGAGCTTGTCATCCAACTCCCACTCTCTGGatgtaatgggtggagcttgtgatggagtattttatccatcctatagaaaacaattatagAATTAGTTTGCTTACTATAAAAGCTATAAGTGTTTTGAGGCCTCTTGGCCTATGTGACTGCAAGGGACAGATGTGTCTGAGAAGTTAACTTGGCCACTAAGCATATTTTGTTGGTAATTTTCCACCAGACTACAGGTTGTTGTGAAATGAATAagaacattattaatattaagggTGTCATGTGAAGGCTTCTTGTCTCTGGGGAGTATTGACTGGTTTGATACAATGTTTCATTTGGCCCATGGGGAAAGGGTTGACCATCAATTGGCAGAAGGCCCATGAGAGATAAAGTCAAAAGATGTAGACTAGTTGGCAGTCGGTCACCCTTACAAAGAGAATTATCTCTTGCATAAGCAACACCTGCAGTTTAATTGGTGAAGTGACTGTGGTAAAAAATGCTGGGGAGTACTTGGGAGACTCCAAGAAGAGAAAGGGGGGAGAGCACCTGTAACATGAGATCATGGAAACTGTAACTGTAGGGGTGGATCTCACACTGTAACagataagaaaaatgtataaaaactgtGCCCTGGCTAGAGAGATTTAGATGTGGAGCTGGCATCTCACTTTGTTGCTTGTCAATAAAGTTAAACTCCTGGGACCTGGAACTTCGACTCTGAGTTTTTTCTTCGAGACCAGAACT containing:
- the LOC125249620 gene encoding nectin-1-like isoform X2; the protein is MTAEWNWELPVYLSCSADAYPAATDYKWYREEDNTTVLSDQQNFTVQPQNPGTYYCTAANSIGKSRSKHIELFVSNPVKVLYQIILPIILLLILIAVVIFLIRRTINKGSQNNTRENLSMEDIPDPVHGSVNQSHPNTPFPRSYTSTGPQSKDEI
- the LOC125249620 gene encoding nectin-1-like isoform X1, producing the protein MTAEWNWELPVYLSCSADAYPAATDYKWYREEDNTTVLSDQQNFTVQPQNPGTYYCTAANSIGKSRSKHIELFVSNPVKVLYQIILPIILLLILIAVVIFLIRRTINKARLDQQSGADYPLCFFPVFLSRSSTVANLLLLGSQNNTRENLSMEDIPDPVHGSVNQSHPNTPFPRSYTSTGPQSKDEI